In Leptospiraceae bacterium, one genomic interval encodes:
- a CDS encoding succinate dehydrogenase/fumarate reductase iron-sulfur subunit, which yields MNVKLKVWRQKNSEDKGKFVDYEAKDINTHASFLEMLDVVNEGLEKKGEEPIAFDHDCREGICGMCSMMVNGAAHGHRKGTTTCQLHMHNFKDGDSVVVEPWRAKAFPVIRDLIVDRGSFDRIMQAGGFVSINTGGAPDANALPIPKVDADLAMDAAACIGCGACVASCKNASAMLFVSAKVSQLALLPQGQVERKDRVKKMLAAMDAEGFGNCTNQYECEAACPKEISVSNIARLNREYIMS from the coding sequence ATCAACGTTAAATTAAAAGTCTGGAGACAAAAAAATTCTGAGGATAAAGGCAAATTTGTAGATTACGAAGCGAAAGACATTAACACTCACGCTTCCTTCTTAGAAATGCTCGATGTAGTCAATGAAGGTCTAGAGAAAAAAGGCGAAGAGCCTATCGCATTTGATCACGACTGTCGCGAAGGAATTTGCGGTATGTGCTCTATGATGGTAAATGGCGCTGCGCATGGACACAGAAAAGGAACTACTACTTGTCAACTCCATATGCATAATTTCAAAGACGGAGACTCTGTCGTAGTTGAGCCTTGGAGAGCAAAAGCATTTCCTGTGATTCGCGACCTTATAGTCGATAGAGGATCTTTTGACAGAATCATGCAAGCAGGTGGATTCGTTTCCATTAACACCGGTGGAGCGCCTGACGCAAATGCACTACCAATTCCAAAGGTAGATGCTGATTTGGCGATGGATGCTGCTGCTTGTATTGGATGTGGAGCCTGTGTTGCTTCTTGTAAGAACGCTTCTGCAATGCTTTTTGTTTCTGCCAAAGTATCTCAACTAGCCCTTCTCCCACAAGGTCAAGTGGAGCGCAAGGATAGAGTCAAAAAGATGTTAGCCGCTATGGACGCTGAAGGATTCGGAAATTGCACCAATCAATACGAGTGTGAAGCCGCATGTCCAAAAGAAATTAGCGTAAGTAATATCGCTAGACTCAATAGAGAGTATATCATGTCTTAG
- a CDS encoding succinate dehydrogenase cytochrome b subunit, producing the protein MNSTKSYINTSVGKKIIMAITGLMLYGFVIMHMVGNLQVFAGPEKLNAYAKFLQSLGGLLWVARFVLLAAVGMHIYVAVKLTLENAAARPVPYLKQQTRVASYASRTMKYSGLIIFAFIVYHLLHFTLAVTDAEAARLKEMHDVYGMVVAGFSNPIVSLSYIFAIGLLCIHLSHGFFSLFQSLGINQPEYDAKLKLAANIFALGIFLGNSSMPVAVLLKIVA; encoded by the coding sequence ATGAACTCTACTAAGAGTTATATAAACACTTCAGTCGGAAAAAAAATTATCATGGCGATTACGGGACTCATGCTTTACGGGTTTGTAATTATGCATATGGTTGGAAACCTACAAGTTTTTGCCGGACCGGAGAAATTAAATGCTTATGCAAAATTTCTTCAAAGTCTCGGAGGACTTTTATGGGTAGCAAGGTTTGTTTTATTAGCAGCGGTGGGAATGCATATCTATGTTGCAGTGAAACTCACCTTAGAAAATGCAGCAGCACGTCCCGTTCCATATCTTAAGCAGCAAACGCGCGTTGCCTCTTATGCATCGAGAACGATGAAGTATTCGGGGCTAATTATATTCGCCTTCATCGTGTATCATTTGCTTCATTTTACATTAGCCGTAACAGATGCAGAGGCAGCAAGACTAAAAGAAATGCATGATGTATATGGTATGGTGGTCGCTGGATTTTCAAATCCAATTGTATCTTTGTCTTACATCTTTGCGATTGGTTTACTCTGCATTCACCTCAGTCACGGTTTTTTTAGCTTATTTCAATCACTCGGAATCAACCAACCAGAATATGACGCAAAATTAAAACTAGCCGCAAACATCTTTGCTCTTGGAATTTTCCTCGGAAACAGTTCCATGCCTGTAGCTGTATTATTAAAAATTGTAGCCTAA
- a CDS encoding serine/threonine-protein phosphatase, with protein sequence MSDSDWKEIKSARPSNIARTASNSIFIIIYSVYDFGFALYFGVLVFFISLFWFWFIENRFKTYKKYPLLWYIPASIDICFITVCVYYTGLSYSPALLGYVYSTATSSIDLIRARGLYATFGNCFTFLAVLILTKFDVFPYTNIVNQSVTEITLFSILLSTALLFLACVTANSVIYQIYFQFHEKNNELSSSLDKINLLKLQQDADYALTARLMEPFVGNFAKSKSVEIEFLLKQKKSFTFKNQTLEIGGDLLIADELYFNNRKFIFFMNADAMGKSMQGACGALVLGVICKSILANSESNTKDNNTSPQEWLINSAREMHRIFESFEGAMLASVFIGLLEEGTGNLYHINAEHPEAILYRDETAALLKDHHDYRKIGTLGALSHFPHVEYTQLVAGDVLFIGSDGKDDLILNSTKQRTINQDEFLFPRSVQRRKGNLPEIVAELKTFGDFSDDLSILKITYHGFAHE encoded by the coding sequence ATGAGTGATTCTGATTGGAAGGAAATTAAATCCGCAAGGCCATCGAATATTGCAAGGACAGCATCAAATAGTATTTTTATAATCATATACTCAGTCTATGACTTCGGCTTTGCTTTGTATTTTGGAGTCCTGGTCTTTTTTATCTCACTATTCTGGTTCTGGTTTATAGAGAATAGATTTAAGACTTACAAAAAGTATCCGCTACTTTGGTATATCCCTGCTTCGATTGATATTTGCTTTATTACAGTTTGCGTCTATTATACCGGCTTATCTTATTCACCCGCTCTTTTAGGATATGTGTATTCTACAGCTACTAGTTCAATTGATTTAATTCGAGCTAGAGGACTGTATGCAACATTTGGAAATTGTTTCACATTTCTCGCAGTCTTAATCCTGACAAAGTTTGATGTATTCCCGTATACGAACATCGTAAATCAATCAGTCACAGAAATCACTCTTTTTTCCATTTTATTATCCACGGCACTTCTATTCCTTGCCTGTGTAACGGCTAATAGCGTTATATATCAAATCTATTTTCAATTTCATGAGAAGAACAATGAACTGAGTTCTTCTTTGGATAAAATTAATTTATTAAAATTACAACAAGACGCAGACTATGCATTAACCGCTAGACTCATGGAACCATTTGTAGGCAATTTTGCAAAGAGTAAATCTGTAGAAATAGAGTTTCTATTAAAACAGAAAAAATCTTTTACCTTTAAGAATCAAACGCTTGAAATCGGTGGAGACCTACTCATTGCGGATGAATTGTATTTTAATAATCGCAAATTCATTTTTTTTATGAATGCAGATGCTATGGGAAAATCGATGCAAGGAGCTTGCGGAGCTTTAGTGCTCGGTGTCATTTGTAAATCCATTCTTGCTAACTCGGAAAGCAACACAAAGGATAATAACACTTCTCCCCAAGAATGGCTAATCAATTCCGCAAGGGAAATGCATAGAATATTTGAATCTTTTGAAGGAGCAATGTTAGCCTCCGTGTTCATCGGATTATTGGAAGAAGGAACCGGTAATCTATACCACATAAATGCAGAGCATCCAGAGGCAATTCTCTATCGAGATGAAACAGCCGCTCTATTAAAAGATCATCACGATTATAGAAAAATCGGGACTCTCGGAGCCTTATCCCATTTCCCACATGTCGAATACACCCAATTAGTCGCTGGCGATGTTTTATTCATTGGCTCTGATGGTAAGGATGATTTGATTCTCAATTCAACCAAACAACGAACGATAAACCAGGATGAATTTCTATTTCCGAGAAGCGTTCAAAGAAGAAAAGGCAACCTCCCGGAAATAGTAGCGGAATTGAAAACTTTTGGAGACTTTAGTGATGATTTAAGCATTTTAAAAATTACTTACCATGGATTTGCGCATGAATAA
- a CDS encoding TolC family protein — MILAVTVNPAYAEKTIAEETQKLAEDNGKPVKGDEKPKKVLKLTLKETVQRSVEFNPTIRNAKYELVKYDSGFMKSESKYSWRLVGGAEIVESKLPYNQANLLSGTKSQTNRYNMGIEKIFNTGTYFKIDASTQRFDNNAFEDPLKSPSGFRGLAIPPLYTGAITATISQDLLKNTFGLQDRNNQKILKNQSEITKEDLSLRLSNTIVAALVDYWNYSVSDSSTTTFEQLLKNTKNIRDLTKQKTGLGLAENFEINQWNALYTQTENQLERAKLERDENKRKLIRNLNLTSDSEIGNITDLETELPTNLDYEKDLEFAYKNRGDWKSMKLRKEIAELSIKNANDNALPSLKVSGSYAYQGQTLISPQENFVNGTNGIPSLKYHNLNASARLTYPIADTGVKAEMRDAHILQRQVAIMEDDLKKEIADEVRARVDAVIIGHKILQNAMKTRKESESYYNGLLGSFRQGRFTAVAVKNALDTLVQNELQETQAKINFNINILRYEVAKNSLLKKFDIDVDKIIPDEF; from the coding sequence ATGATTTTAGCAGTAACGGTTAATCCTGCGTATGCAGAGAAAACAATAGCCGAGGAAACTCAGAAATTGGCAGAGGATAATGGCAAACCTGTAAAGGGAGACGAGAAACCTAAAAAGGTTTTAAAGCTTACTCTCAAGGAAACTGTCCAGCGCTCTGTTGAGTTTAATCCAACGATTCGCAATGCAAAATATGAATTGGTAAAATATGATTCTGGATTCATGAAATCCGAATCCAAGTATTCTTGGAGATTAGTGGGTGGTGCCGAAATAGTAGAAAGTAAACTCCCCTACAACCAGGCAAACCTTCTTTCGGGAACCAAAAGTCAAACCAATCGTTATAATATGGGGATAGAAAAAATCTTCAATACGGGAACCTATTTTAAAATTGATGCGAGCACGCAACGATTTGATAATAACGCTTTCGAAGATCCATTGAAGAGTCCTAGCGGCTTCCGCGGATTAGCCATTCCTCCTTTGTATACGGGTGCTATCACAGCAACCATATCGCAAGACCTGCTCAAAAACACATTTGGCTTACAAGACAGAAATAACCAAAAGATTTTGAAAAACCAATCCGAAATTACAAAAGAAGATTTATCACTTCGACTTTCCAATACGATTGTAGCTGCCCTTGTGGATTATTGGAATTATTCGGTATCGGACTCCTCTACTACAACGTTCGAACAACTTTTAAAAAACACAAAAAATATCCGTGATTTAACAAAGCAAAAAACAGGACTTGGTCTAGCTGAAAATTTTGAAATCAATCAATGGAATGCACTTTATACCCAAACCGAAAACCAATTAGAAAGAGCAAAATTAGAGCGGGATGAAAATAAACGCAAACTTATTCGTAACCTCAACTTAACTTCTGATTCAGAAATTGGAAATATTACGGATCTAGAAACAGAACTTCCGACCAATTTAGATTATGAAAAGGATTTGGAATTTGCTTACAAAAACCGAGGCGATTGGAAAAGTATGAAGCTTAGAAAAGAGATTGCAGAGCTTTCCATTAAAAATGCGAATGACAATGCACTTCCCTCTTTAAAAGTAAGTGGGTCTTATGCATATCAGGGGCAAACACTGATTTCACCCCAAGAAAATTTTGTAAATGGAACCAATGGAATTCCTTCTTTAAAATACCACAATCTAAACGCGAGTGCAAGGCTTACCTACCCTATTGCTGACACCGGTGTAAAAGCAGAAATGCGTGATGCGCATATACTCCAACGCCAAGTCGCCATCATGGAAGATGATCTTAAGAAAGAAATTGCCGACGAAGTAAGAGCTCGTGTGGATGCAGTGATCATAGGTCATAAAATTCTACAAAATGCAATGAAGACTCGCAAAGAATCAGAGAGTTATTACAATGGGTTACTCGGTAGTTTCCGCCAGGGAAGATTTACTGCTGTGGCTGTAAAAAATGCGTTAGACACTTTAGTCCAAAATGAATTACAGGAAACACAGGCAAAGATTAATTTTAATATCAACATTCTACGCTATGAAGTTGCAAAGAATTCTCTTCTAAAAAAATTCGATATCGACGTAGACAAAATTATTCCAGACGAATTCTAA
- the sucD gene encoding succinate--CoA ligase subunit alpha, whose amino-acid sequence MSVLLDKNTKIVVQGITGKEGSFHTTQMIEYNTPYGSKVVAGVTPGKGGTLSDHGVPVFNTLKDAMKQEGANVSAIFVPPAFAADAILEGIFAGIPLIICITEGIPVHDMTRVYNVLKSSKTKLVGPNCPGVISPGKCKIGIMPGFIHKEGRIGVVSKSGTLTYEAVGQLTNVGLGQSTCIGIGGDPIIGMSHIDALDLLNKDPDTDGIIMIGEIGGTAEEEAAAFVKANIKKPIVGFIAGQTAPPGKRMGHAGAIITGGMGTAQSKMNAMKNAGIHVCVSPADMGSTMKKVLGK is encoded by the coding sequence ATGTCAGTTTTATTAGATAAAAATACTAAAATCGTAGTGCAAGGAATCACTGGAAAAGAAGGCTCATTCCACACAACTCAAATGATTGAATACAACACTCCCTATGGTTCAAAAGTTGTAGCAGGAGTAACTCCAGGAAAAGGTGGAACATTAAGTGATCATGGCGTTCCTGTTTTCAACACATTAAAAGACGCAATGAAACAAGAAGGAGCTAATGTAAGCGCAATCTTTGTTCCTCCTGCTTTTGCTGCTGATGCAATCCTCGAAGGGATATTTGCCGGAATTCCTCTTATTATCTGCATCACAGAAGGCATTCCAGTTCATGATATGACTAGAGTGTATAACGTTCTAAAAAGCTCTAAGACTAAATTAGTGGGTCCAAACTGTCCGGGTGTTATCAGTCCGGGTAAGTGCAAAATCGGTATTATGCCTGGCTTCATTCACAAAGAGGGGCGAATCGGTGTTGTCTCCAAGTCAGGAACTCTAACCTATGAAGCAGTCGGTCAATTAACAAACGTTGGTCTTGGTCAATCCACTTGTATCGGTATCGGCGGAGATCCAATCATTGGAATGAGCCATATTGATGCACTCGATCTTTTAAATAAAGATCCTGATACAGATGGAATTATCATGATTGGAGAGATCGGTGGAACAGCAGAAGAAGAAGCGGCTGCTTTCGTTAAGGCTAACATTAAAAAGCCGATAGTCGGTTTCATCGCAGGTCAGACTGCACCTCCTGGAAAACGTATGGGGCATGCTGGAGCAATTATCACAGGTGGTATGGGAACAGCACAATCTAAAATGAATGCTATGAAAAATGCAGGCATTCACGTTTGTGTTTCCCCTGCCGACATGGGCTCAACCATGAAAAAAGTTTTAGGGAAATAG
- a CDS encoding methyl-accepting chemotaxis protein, producing MKLSTRLNLIIGTTLAVFWGFAVVIGIFIQNYHTDEIVKDQAVHTANSVMNGLNLLMLNNEMEKSEFLLKQSNKLDGMRDIYTIRSKYVNEVFNRPLDFKEPKDEKEKSVLEKGEIFSERIQGKSGPEIRIIVPYIAKTDRLGINCLGCHRVKEGQVIGALNMVMSIEKEEEFTAKLKYIFLFLAILGVSMVVGIIYYSTNKMVNQPLSKLVDILHLVSKGDLTVSLRPHGVTGELRELYNSMNHSIQSFRETLKELSSSSDELRLSSKSLSESADLILTNSKNQIESVDKSYYSLENLSENSGNVGRHSEKQALLSDEASSRMNELTDSIEKMNSDINSIRKEQNLSATQIKQSHESLEMIKVNMEEINSSARGISDILGTINEIADQTQLLSLNASIEAARVGEMGRGFAVVAQEIRKLAESSTLAAENVRKLISQNLSIIHKGSLSMDGVSSNLLQMFEAIEVNTKRINLVAEEFVHQTESIANSNKKIQELDELSKEIKGYSMSQYDANLKIKDSFGVIRENSNEFIDISKELNDRSARFKQESIKLESIIKKFKF from the coding sequence ATGAAACTTAGCACTAGGCTTAACCTAATTATTGGAACAACGCTGGCGGTTTTTTGGGGGTTTGCAGTCGTCATCGGAATTTTTATTCAGAACTATCATACAGACGAAATCGTAAAAGACCAAGCAGTTCATACCGCCAATTCAGTCATGAATGGATTGAATTTATTGATGCTAAACAATGAAATGGAAAAAAGCGAATTTCTTTTGAAGCAGAGTAATAAGCTAGATGGGATGAGGGATATTTACACGATCCGCTCGAAATACGTCAACGAAGTTTTTAATAGACCTCTCGATTTTAAAGAACCCAAAGATGAAAAAGAAAAATCTGTATTGGAGAAAGGTGAAATTTTTTCAGAAAGAATTCAAGGAAAATCAGGACCTGAAATCAGGATCATCGTTCCTTATATTGCAAAGACGGATAGGCTTGGAATTAATTGCTTGGGTTGTCATAGAGTAAAGGAAGGTCAAGTGATTGGCGCTCTCAATATGGTAATGTCTATTGAGAAAGAAGAAGAATTTACAGCAAAACTAAAATATATATTTTTATTCTTAGCGATTCTTGGTGTTAGTATGGTCGTAGGAATTATTTATTATTCTACAAATAAAATGGTGAATCAGCCATTGAGTAAACTTGTGGATATATTACATCTTGTATCGAAGGGGGATTTAACTGTTAGCCTTAGACCGCATGGTGTTACAGGAGAATTAAGGGAGTTATATAATTCAATGAATCACTCGATTCAATCGTTTCGAGAAACACTAAAAGAATTAAGCTCCTCCTCAGATGAATTAAGACTTTCTAGTAAGAGCCTCAGTGAATCGGCTGATTTAATTCTTACCAATTCAAAAAATCAAATTGAATCTGTGGATAAATCTTATTATTCGCTAGAAAATCTATCCGAGAATTCAGGGAATGTGGGACGTCATTCAGAGAAGCAAGCTCTCCTTTCCGATGAAGCATCTTCTAGAATGAATGAACTGACTGACTCAATCGAGAAAATGAACTCCGATATAAACTCTATTCGTAAAGAACAAAATTTATCGGCTACTCAGATTAAACAAAGCCATGAATCACTTGAAATGATTAAAGTTAATATGGAAGAGATTAATTCCAGTGCAAGAGGAATTTCTGATATACTCGGAACTATCAATGAAATAGCCGATCAAACACAGCTTCTTTCGCTTAACGCTTCCATTGAAGCAGCAAGAGTGGGAGAAATGGGAAGAGGTTTCGCGGTAGTAGCCCAGGAAATTCGAAAGCTTGCAGAAAGCTCAACGCTCGCGGCGGAAAATGTCAGAAAATTAATTTCTCAAAATCTTTCCATTATTCATAAGGGTTCTCTTTCTATGGATGGAGTAAGTTCTAATCTTTTGCAAATGTTTGAAGCAATTGAAGTGAATACGAAGCGTATCAATCTAGTCGCAGAAGAATTTGTCCATCAAACAGAAAGCATTGCAAATTCGAATAAAAAGATTCAAGAGCTAGATGAATTATCGAAAGAAATTAAAGGCTATTCGATGAGTCAATATGATGCAAATCTGAAAATCAAGGACTCGTTTGGCGTTATCCGCGAAAACTCAAATGAGTTCATTGATATTTCTAAGGAATTAAATGATAGATCGGCTCGATTCAAACAAGAATCAATCAAGCTCGAATCTATCATAAAGAAGTTTAAGTTTTAG
- the lysS gene encoding lysine--tRNA ligase codes for MNEHELEHNELIDQRIEKVEELKKLGINPYPIRFFPDSHSKELINNYTLIMNENETLQKMEKEKTPDVDVSKVHIIHKLAGRVQSKRIMGKASFAHLKDRDGIIQLYASEKDLGDTQYHIFKTLDLGDQLGVEGYLFTTKTGEISIHVTKFQLLAKCIRPLPIAKEKDGVVFDAFADKELRYRMRYVDLVVNDHVRETFIMRSKIIAEIRNFLTKDGFLEVETPMMQSIAGGAAARPFATHHNALDMQLFLRIAPELYLKRLIVGGMDRVFELNRNFRNEGISIKHNPEFTMMEAYMAYGDMETMLQLCERMIVHVANAIGKGLKFKYGQDNIDLTPPWNRKTYVGIIKEYSGIDFSTIKTLDEAKEKAKKIGIKCEETTSIWKIADEVFSEKVEPNLIQPIFITDFPKELSPLAKSREDDPNYVERFEPYIVGREIGNAFSELNDPFDQKARFEEQVKMREEGDDEAFMMDSDYIRALEYGMPPTGGLGIGIDRLVMLLTDSASIRDTIYFPLMRPE; via the coding sequence ATGAATGAACACGAATTAGAGCATAACGAATTAATTGACCAACGAATTGAGAAAGTAGAAGAGCTTAAGAAATTAGGAATCAATCCCTACCCGATCCGTTTTTTTCCTGACAGTCATTCCAAAGAGTTAATTAATAATTATACTCTTATAATGAATGAAAACGAAACCCTCCAAAAAATGGAGAAAGAAAAAACACCAGACGTTGATGTTAGTAAGGTTCATATCATTCACAAACTTGCAGGTCGAGTTCAATCCAAACGAATCATGGGCAAAGCTAGCTTTGCACATTTAAAAGACCGTGACGGCATAATACAATTATACGCTTCCGAAAAAGATTTGGGAGATACTCAGTATCATATTTTTAAGACTCTCGATTTAGGGGATCAATTAGGTGTAGAAGGATATTTATTCACAACAAAGACTGGTGAAATTTCTATACATGTAACTAAATTCCAACTCTTAGCAAAATGCATTCGCCCTCTTCCAATCGCAAAAGAAAAAGACGGTGTCGTGTTTGACGCATTTGCAGACAAAGAGCTAAGATACCGTATGCGCTATGTTGATTTAGTAGTAAATGATCATGTGCGCGAAACATTCATTATGCGCAGTAAAATCATCGCTGAAATTCGTAACTTTCTTACGAAAGATGGATTTCTCGAAGTAGAAACTCCAATGATGCAATCAATTGCAGGTGGTGCGGCAGCAAGACCTTTCGCGACACATCATAACGCACTTGATATGCAATTGTTTTTAAGAATTGCACCTGAGCTTTATCTTAAACGACTAATCGTAGGCGGAATGGATAGAGTCTTCGAACTCAATCGTAATTTTAGAAACGAAGGAATTTCCATTAAACACAACCCGGAATTCACAATGATGGAAGCTTATATGGCTTATGGTGATATGGAAACAATGCTACAACTTTGCGAAAGAATGATAGTGCATGTAGCCAATGCGATTGGTAAAGGTTTAAAATTCAAATACGGACAGGATAATATTGATTTAACCCCACCTTGGAATCGTAAGACATACGTTGGTATCATCAAAGAATATTCTGGAATCGATTTTTCTACAATCAAAACATTAGACGAAGCAAAAGAAAAAGCCAAGAAAATCGGAATCAAATGTGAGGAAACAACTTCCATTTGGAAAATTGCTGACGAAGTCTTTTCAGAAAAAGTAGAGCCAAATTTAATTCAGCCAATCTTTATCACTGATTTTCCGAAAGAGCTTTCCCCATTGGCAAAATCCAGAGAAGATGATCCAAACTATGTTGAACGATTTGAGCCCTATATTGTAGGACGCGAAATCGGAAATGCTTTCTCGGAGCTAAACGATCCATTCGATCAAAAAGCACGTTTCGAAGAGCAAGTGAAAATGAGAGAAGAAGGTGATGACGAAGCATTTATGATGGATAGTGATTATATTCGCGCACTGGAATATGGAATGCCTCCAACAGGTGGACTTGGAATCGGTATTGACAGACTTGTCATGCTACTCACTGATTCCGCATCCATTCGGGATACTATCTATTTTCCGCTCATGCGACCGGAATAA
- a CDS encoding OsmC family protein, protein MKVELKRINEPYHFEATNQTGNSIHIDASPQIGGTDKGVRPMELLLMGLAGCASIDVINILRKQRFTIHDFKVTVDGERETGKDANLFTDIVVNFSVKGDIEEEKLVRAIELSLDKYCSVSKTLEKTAKISYKYLIERQI, encoded by the coding sequence TTGAAAGTAGAATTAAAGCGTATTAACGAACCCTATCATTTTGAAGCAACGAATCAAACAGGAAATTCCATTCACATTGATGCATCTCCGCAAATTGGAGGAACAGATAAAGGTGTGCGACCAATGGAGCTTCTCCTCATGGGACTTGCTGGTTGCGCAAGCATTGATGTAATTAATATTTTACGAAAGCAAAGATTTACAATCCATGATTTCAAGGTCACTGTCGATGGTGAGCGAGAAACTGGAAAAGATGCTAATTTGTTTACTGATATCGTAGTAAATTTTTCTGTAAAAGGGGATATTGAGGAAGAAAAATTGGTGCGAGCTATTGAACTCAGTTTAGATAAATACTGTTCTGTTTCAAAGACTCTTGAGAAGACTGCAAAAATCTCATACAAGTATTTAATTGAGAGGCAAATATGA
- a CDS encoding aminotransferase class I/II-fold pyridoxal phosphate-dependent enzyme, with protein MNYPESENFETKAIRIQTEQSENREHSVPIYMTSSFTFEDAEQARALFADEIPGNIYTRFSNPNNSEFVQKVCALERAEDGIATASGMSAVYTSLAGILKSGDHILVSRSVFGSTHQILTQIFPRVGIQFTYADIAKPEDWEALIQKNTRMVFVETPSNPSLDLIDLEWLGKLTKKHNLILNVDNCFCTPYLQQPIQYGADLVIHSGTKYMDGQGRAIGGVIVGRKDLIQEIRFFARHTGPSLSPMNAWILSKSLETLAIRMERHSHNALKLAEFLEIHSDVAKVIYPFLPSHPQNELARRQMKLGGGIVSFLVKGGIERGRRFLNSLEMFSHTANLGDTRTIATHPASTTHSKLTDTERALVGIAPGLIRISVGLEHIEDIIREVKDALEKSR; from the coding sequence ATGAATTATCCTGAATCAGAAAATTTTGAGACAAAAGCAATTCGAATACAAACAGAGCAATCTGAAAATAGAGAGCATAGCGTTCCCATTTATATGACTTCTAGTTTTACTTTTGAGGATGCAGAACAAGCAAGGGCTCTTTTTGCAGATGAAATTCCTGGAAATATTTACACTCGTTTCTCCAATCCGAATAACAGTGAGTTTGTGCAAAAAGTATGTGCATTGGAGAGAGCAGAAGATGGAATCGCTACTGCTTCCGGTATGTCTGCGGTTTATACAAGTCTTGCGGGAATTTTAAAATCAGGAGATCATATTCTTGTCTCAAGATCAGTCTTTGGGTCTACTCATCAAATTCTAACTCAAATATTTCCTCGAGTTGGAATTCAGTTTACCTATGCGGATATTGCAAAACCCGAAGATTGGGAAGCTCTCATTCAAAAAAATACTAGAATGGTATTTGTAGAGACTCCCTCCAATCCTTCACTAGATTTAATAGATTTAGAGTGGCTTGGAAAATTAACCAAGAAACACAATTTAATTTTGAATGTTGACAATTGTTTTTGCACCCCATATTTGCAGCAACCAATTCAGTATGGCGCAGATTTGGTTATTCATTCAGGAACCAAATACATGGACGGGCAAGGTAGAGCAATCGGTGGAGTCATTGTAGGTAGAAAAGATTTAATCCAAGAAATCCGTTTTTTTGCCAGACACACAGGTCCTTCTCTTTCTCCTATGAATGCTTGGATTCTTTCTAAGAGTCTCGAAACACTCGCAATTCGTATGGAGCGTCATTCGCATAACGCATTAAAATTGGCTGAATTCTTGGAAATTCACTCCGATGTGGCTAAAGTTATTTACCCGTTCTTACCTTCTCACCCTCAAAATGAATTAGCTAGAAGACAAATGAAATTAGGCGGAGGTATTGTAAGCTTTCTTGTAAAAGGCGGAATTGAGAGAGGTAGAAGATTTTTAAACTCACTTGAAATGTTTTCACACACAGCAAACCTTGGGGATACTCGCACAATTGCAACGCATCCAGCTTCAACAACGCATTCAAAATTAACAGATACAGAGCGTGCGTTAGTTGGCATTGCACCAGGACTTATTCGAATTTCGGTTGGACTTGAACATATAGAGGATATTATTAGGGAAGTGAAGGATGCATTGGAGAAATCCAGATAG
- a CDS encoding transposase: MERCCSAKNLILTNKQKGILFLSETISGKTHDITNARDTDFISSIPKDISCLMDNGFEGIEKDYPKANIVKPKKKPKGKELKPIDKKKNKLISKKRVLIENTIAGVKRFSITTNVFRNIKIGFSELVFWISCGLWNLHLGFKKRILK, translated from the coding sequence ATTGAAAGATGCTGCAGTGCCAAGAATTTAATTTTAACAAATAAACAGAAAGGAATTTTGTTTTTATCTGAAACTATTTCCGGAAAAACGCATGATATAACAAATGCACGTGATACCGATTTCATCAGTTCGATACCAAAGGATATTTCTTGTCTTATGGATAATGGATTCGAAGGCATTGAAAAAGATTATCCAAAGGCAAATATCGTTAAGCCGAAAAAGAAACCAAAAGGTAAAGAACTTAAACCCATCGACAAAAAGAAAAATAAGCTCATAAGCAAGAAAAGAGTTTTAATTGAAAATACAATAGCTGGAGTTAAACGCTTTAGTATTACTACCAATGTTTTTCGAAATATTAAAATCGGATTTTCAGAATTAGTTTTCTGGATTTCGTGTGGACTCTGGAATTTACACCTAGGTTTTAAGAAGCGTATTTTAAAATGA